The Hydrogenothermus marinus DNA segment GAGTGTGGAGTTTTAAAAGGTATTACAAGGCAGATAGTATTAGAACAAGCTGTAAGAAAAGGTCTATGGTTTACAGAAGGTAGATTTAAATTGGAAGATTTAAAAAGTGCAGACTTTATTTTTATAACAAATTCATTACATGGAATAATTAGGGTTAAATCTATTATTTATTAAGCTATAATAGTATATGATAACTATATTTATTTATAAATATTATTGTTTTTGGAGGATATTAATTGCCTTTAGTTGTTAAAAAGTTTGGTGGAACATCAGTTGGAAATTTAGATAGAATAAGAAATGTTGCAAAAAAAGTAAAAAAAGCAGTAGAAAATGGTGAAAAGGTTGTTGTAGTTTCTTCTGCAATGTCTGGAGAAACAGATAAACTTCTTGAGTATTGTTATAGTTTATCAAAAAGGCCAAATCCAAGGGAAGTAGATCAGGTAGTATCAACTGGAGAGCAAGTAGCAATAGGACTTTTATCAATAGCACTTCAAGAGATGGGAATACCTGCAGTAAGCTTAACAGGGTGGCAAGTACCAATAGAAACAGATGATATTCATACAAAAGCAAGAATTAAACATATAAATTCTAAAAGAATAAAAGAAGAATTAGATAAAGGAAAAGTTGTAATAGTTGCAGGTTTTCAAGGAATAGATAAAAATGGAGATATTACAACCCTTGGAAGAGGTGGATCAGATACTACTGCAGTAGCTTTAGCAGCAGCTTTAAAAGCTGATATTTGTGAGATATATACAGATGTTCCTGGAGTATTTACAGCAGATCCAAGAATTGTACCTGAAGCTAAGAAAATACCTATTATCTCTTACGAAGAGATGATGGAAATGGCTTCTCTTGGATCTAAAGTCATGCAGATAAGATCAGTAGAATTTGCAGCAAAATATAAAGTAAAAATACATGTAAGATCTTCTTTTAATGATGAAGAAGGTACATGGATTATGGAGGAAAATGAAGAAATGGAAAAAGTAGCAGTAAGAGGAATAAGTCATGATTTAAAAGAATCAAAAATAACTGTTGTTAAAGTTCCTGATAAACCGGGAATTGCAGCAAAACTATTTAAAACCTTAGGAGACAAAAATATAGTTGTAGATATGATTGTTCAAAATGTTTCTCATGAAGGTTATACAGATATTTCATTTACAGTTAATAAAACAGACGCAGATTATGCAGAAGATATAGCAAAGGAAGTAGCAAAAGAGGTCGGAGCAGCTGGTGTAGATAGAAATGATAAAATAGCAAAAATATCTGTTGTTGGTCTTGGTATGAAAACCCATGCAGGCACAGCAGGTAAAATGTTTGATGTTCTTCAAAAAGAAGGAATTAATATATATGCAATTTCTACTTCTGAAATAAAAATATCTTGCTTAATAGATGAAAAATACGCAGAGCTTGCAGTAAGAGCTTTACATGAGGCATTTATAGAAGATAAAGATGTTATGGTTATAGATTAAGGAGATTTATTATGAGAAGAAAGAAAATAAGAAAAGTTTTAATAGCAAATAGAGGTGAAATAGCAACAAGAATAATAAGAGCATGTAAAGAGCTTGGTATAAAAACTGTTGCTATTTACTCGGAAGCAGATTCTAAAGGTTTATGGCTAAAAAAAGCAGATGAAGCTTATATGATACCTGGAGATCCAATAAAAGCATACCTTAACTTTTATAAAATTGTAGATTTAGCTAAGAACACTGGAGCAGATGCTATTCATCCTGGCTATGGGTTTTTAGCTGAAAATGCAGATTTTGCAAGGTACTGTCAAAAAAGAGGAATTATATTTATAGGTCCTAAACCTGAGCATATAGAGCTTTTTGGAGATAAGATTAAATCTAAGATTGCAATGAGAGAGGTTGGAGTACCTGTTCTTCCCGGAACTGATGAGCCAATTACAGATTTAGAAGAAGCTAAAAAATTTGCAAAGAAAATAGGTTTTCCAGTAATAATTAAGGCTGCTTATGGTGGCGGTGGCCGTGGAATGAGAATTGTTAAAAAAGAAGAAGATTTTGAAGAACTTTTTAAATCTGCAACTTCAGAAGCAGAGAAATTTTTTGGAAATGGAGCAGTATTTATAGAAAAGTATGTTGAAAATCCAAGACATATAGAAATTCAAGTAATTGCAGACAAATATGGGAATGTTGTACATCTTGGGGAAAGAGATTGTTCTATACAAAGAAGACATCAAAAAGTAATAGAGATAGCACCTTCTCCAACTTTATCAGAAAAAGTTAGAAGAGAGCTTTACAGAGTAGCAGTAAAATCTATGTTTAAACTTGGTTATGAAAGTGTTGGTACATTAGAGTTTCTTGTTGATGAAAATGATAATTTTTACTTTATTGAGATGAATACAAGAATTCAAGTTGAACATCCAGTTACAGAAATGATAACAGGAATAGATATAATGCAAAGGATGATAGAAATAGCAGAAGGAAAAAAACTTCCTTTCTTACAAGAAGAAATTCAGATGAGAGGTTATTCAATAGAATTTAGAATAAATGCAGAAGACCCAACTAAAAATTTTGCACCATCTCCTGGTAGAATAACATCTTATCACTCACCAGGGGGGCCAGGAGTAAGAATAGATGCTGCTGTATACAAAGATTATATAATTCCTCCTTATTATGATCCTATGATAGCAAAGCTTATAGTTTGGGCTTTAAATTGGGAACAAGTTGTAAATAGAGCTCAAAGATCCTTAGATGAATTTATAGTTAGAGGTACACCTACAAATTTAGCATTACTTCGTCATATTGTTAGAGATAAAGATTTTAGAGAAGGAAGATTTACAACAAGCTATTTAGATGAAAAACTTCCAAAATTCAAATTTAAAAGGGAAGAAATTAATCCTGAAGATTTAGCAGTTGCATTAGCTGCAGCTATAGCTGCGTATCATAAACTTTAAAGGAGGGTAATAGATGTCAATAATTATTGATGTAAAAGGTAGAGAAGTTTTAGATTCAAGAGGAAACCCAACAGTAGAAGCAGAAGTAACATTAGAAAGCGGAGTAGTAGCAAGAGCAATAGTTCCAAGTGGAGCATCAACAGGAGAAAGAGAAGCTATAGAACTTAGAGATGGAGATCCTAAAAGATTTAAAGGAAAAGGTGTATTAAAAGCAGTAGAAAATATTAATACAAAAATAGCAGATGCTATTATAGGAGAAGAGTCTACAGATCAAGTCAATATAGATAATATTATGCTTAAACTTGATGGTACTGAAAATAAATCTAAGCTTGGAGCAAATGCTATACTTGCAGTTTCTTTGGCTGTAGCAAGAGCATCTGCTGAAGAGCTTGAACTTCCTTTATATAGATATCTTGGTGGAACTAATGCAAAAATATTACCTGTTCCTTTAATGAATGTGATAAATGGTGGTGCCCATGCAGATAATGGACTTGATATTCAGGAATTTATGATAGTACCTGTTTTTGGAGATTCATTTAAAGAGGCTTTAAGAGCAGGAGTGGAAGTTTTCCACACATTAAAATCAGTTTTAAAAGAAAAAGGATTTTCTACAAATGTAGGAGATGAAGGTGGTTTTGCTCCAGCATTAAATAGTACAAAAGAAGCATTGGAAATACTCCAAGAAGCTATTAAAAAAGCAGGATATGATCCAGAAGAAGATATATTTTTAGCTTTAGATGCTGCTTCATCTGAGTTTTACGATAAAGAAAAAGGTGTTTACAAGTTTGAAGGAGAAGAGCTTACAGCAGAAGATATGATAGATTTATATGGTGAACTTATAAGTGCTTATAAAATAGTTTCAATTGAAGATCCTTTAGCAGAAGATGATTGGGAAGGATGGAAAAAGCTAACTGAAGCCCTTGGGCATAGAGTTCAATTAGTAGGAGATGATTTATTTACAACAAATCCAAAAATCCTTCAAAAAGGTATAGATGAAGGAGTAGCAAATTCTATATTAATAAAATTAAACCAAATAGGAAGTTTAACCGAAACATTAGATGCTATAGAACTTGCAAAAATAAATGCTTATACGAATATAATTTCCCATAGATCAGGGGAAACAGAAGATACATTTATAGCTGATTTAGCAGTAGCTACAAATGCAGGACAGATAAAAACAGGTTCTGCATCAAGAACAGATAGAACAGCAAAATATAATCAGCTTTTAAGAATTGAGGAAGAATTAGGAGATAATGCAATATTTAAAGGAAAAGAAGTTTTCAAAAAATATCTTTAAAAATTTATTAAAGGCAGATAATATTCTGCCTTTAATCTTTTTTTTCCTTTTAATATATGCAGGCCTAACTCTTTTATTTGGAAAAAACAATGTTTTTAAGTATATACAAGAAAAAAAAGAAAAAGAAAGATTGTTAAAAAAGATAGAAGACATAAAGAAGGAAAATCAAGTTCTTCAAGAAAAAATCCATGATTTAAAATATGATAAATATACTATTGAAAAAAAAGCAAGAGAAGATTTAGGCTTAATGAAAGATGGAGAAGAAATTTTTGTAATAATAGAAGATCAAAAAGAAAAAAAGGAAAAATCAGATAAATGGATAGACAAAATAAAGAATATTTACAAAGAATATTATTTGAAGAATTAGAAGGATATTTTTTTGATCTTGATGGAACATTGATAGATTCTTCAAAAGATATAGCAATAGCAGCAAACTATGCTTTAAAAAAACTTGGTTTTAATGAACTTCCTGAAAAAGAGATAATTAAAAATGTTGGTTATGGTGGTGAAAACCTTATAAAAGGAATATTGCCAGAAAAAAAAGAAGAATTAATAAAGGAAGGAGTTAAATATTTTAGGGAGTATTACTTTTCAAATCCGGCAGTACATACGAAACTTTATGATGGTATTTATGAGATATTAGAAGGATTAAAAAAGAAAAATAAAAAAATAGCAGTTATTACAAATAAATATTTTGATATATCAAAACAGATTTTAGGAAAACTTCAAATAATAGACATGATAGATATTCTAATAGGAGGCGATTCTGTAGAAAATAAAAAACCTCATCCTGAGCCTGTTTTAAAAGCATTAGAAGATTTAAACATATCAAATGCAGTAATGATTGGAGATAGTGAAACAGATATAAAATCAGGGAAAGAGGCAGGTATATACACTATTCTTGTAGAATATGGATTTGGGAAAATAGATATTGCAAAAAAATTAGGTCCAAATTTTATAGTGAAAAATACTAAAGAACTAAAAGGGATACTTTTATGAAAATAAGAATAAAAGTAAAACCTAATGCAAAAAAAGAAGAGATAAAAAAAATAGAAGATGACTATTTTGAAATTAGAGTTACAGTTGTTCCAGAAAAAGGAAAAGCTAACAAAAAAGTTATAGAGATACTATCTAAATATTTTAAAGTGCCAAAATCAAATATTACTCTTTTAAAAGGTGAAACCTCAAAAGAAAAACTTTTTGAAATTATTCCTAAGGATTAATTCCCTAATTTTTTATTTTATAAAACAGCGTTTTATTTTCCTTATACATTTGATATAATTTTAAGGTTATTATTTATTTTTTGAATAATTGTAGGAGGATTTAAATGGCTCAAAGAGGAATTAGGGAATTTGATGGTAAGAGAATTTTAGCTAAAAACTGGGAAGAGTATTTTAATGGGGATTTTGAGTATGACTTTAAATCAATATTAATTACTCCAGAAACAGATTTAGACAAAATTCCTGAAGAATATCCTTGGGTTAAAGAAACTCCTCTTGTTGCAAAACCAGATATGCTTTTTGGTAAAAGAGGAAAATTAGGCCTTATCTATTTTAAAAAGGAAAAACCTGGAGATGTTACTTGGGAAGATGCTAAAGAATGGATAAAGCAAAAAATGGC contains these protein-coding regions:
- a CDS encoding DUF167 domain-containing protein — translated: MKIRIKVKPNAKKEEIKKIEDDYFEIRVTVVPEKGKANKKVIEILSKYFKVPKSNITLLKGETSKEKLFEIIPKD
- the eno gene encoding phosphopyruvate hydratase — its product is MSIIIDVKGREVLDSRGNPTVEAEVTLESGVVARAIVPSGASTGEREAIELRDGDPKRFKGKGVLKAVENINTKIADAIIGEESTDQVNIDNIMLKLDGTENKSKLGANAILAVSLAVARASAEELELPLYRYLGGTNAKILPVPLMNVINGGAHADNGLDIQEFMIVPVFGDSFKEALRAGVEVFHTLKSVLKEKGFSTNVGDEGGFAPALNSTKEALEILQEAIKKAGYDPEEDIFLALDAASSEFYDKEKGVYKFEGEELTAEDMIDLYGELISAYKIVSIEDPLAEDDWEGWKKLTEALGHRVQLVGDDLFTTNPKILQKGIDEGVANSILIKLNQIGSLTETLDAIELAKINAYTNIISHRSGETEDTFIADLAVATNAGQIKTGSASRTDRTAKYNQLLRIEEELGDNAIFKGKEVFKKYL
- a CDS encoding FtsB family cell division protein; this translates as MQYLKEKKFSKNIFKNLLKADNILPLIFFFLLIYAGLTLLFGKNNVFKYIQEKKEKERLLKKIEDIKKENQVLQEKIHDLKYDKYTIEKKAREDLGLMKDGEEIFVIIEDQKEKKEKSDKWIDKIKNIYKEYYLKN
- a CDS encoding HAD family hydrolase, whose protein sequence is MDRQNKEYLQRILFEELEGYFFDLDGTLIDSSKDIAIAANYALKKLGFNELPEKEIIKNVGYGGENLIKGILPEKKEELIKEGVKYFREYYFSNPAVHTKLYDGIYEILEGLKKKNKKIAVITNKYFDISKQILGKLQIIDMIDILIGGDSVENKKPHPEPVLKALEDLNISNAVMIGDSETDIKSGKEAGIYTILVEYGFGKIDIAKKLGPNFIVKNTKELKGILL
- the accC gene encoding acetyl-CoA carboxylase biotin carboxylase subunit; protein product: MRRKKIRKVLIANRGEIATRIIRACKELGIKTVAIYSEADSKGLWLKKADEAYMIPGDPIKAYLNFYKIVDLAKNTGADAIHPGYGFLAENADFARYCQKRGIIFIGPKPEHIELFGDKIKSKIAMREVGVPVLPGTDEPITDLEEAKKFAKKIGFPVIIKAAYGGGGRGMRIVKKEEDFEELFKSATSEAEKFFGNGAVFIEKYVENPRHIEIQVIADKYGNVVHLGERDCSIQRRHQKVIEIAPSPTLSEKVRRELYRVAVKSMFKLGYESVGTLEFLVDENDNFYFIEMNTRIQVEHPVTEMITGIDIMQRMIEIAEGKKLPFLQEEIQMRGYSIEFRINAEDPTKNFAPSPGRITSYHSPGGPGVRIDAAVYKDYIIPPYYDPMIAKLIVWALNWEQVVNRAQRSLDEFIVRGTPTNLALLRHIVRDKDFREGRFTTSYLDEKLPKFKFKREEINPEDLAVALAAAIAAYHKL
- a CDS encoding aspartate kinase — encoded protein: MPLVVKKFGGTSVGNLDRIRNVAKKVKKAVENGEKVVVVSSAMSGETDKLLEYCYSLSKRPNPREVDQVVSTGEQVAIGLLSIALQEMGIPAVSLTGWQVPIETDDIHTKARIKHINSKRIKEELDKGKVVIVAGFQGIDKNGDITTLGRGGSDTTAVALAAALKADICEIYTDVPGVFTADPRIVPEAKKIPIISYEEMMEMASLGSKVMQIRSVEFAAKYKVKIHVRSSFNDEEGTWIMEENEEMEKVAVRGISHDLKESKITVVKVPDKPGIAAKLFKTLGDKNIVVDMIVQNVSHEGYTDISFTVNKTDADYAEDIAKEVAKEVGAAGVDRNDKIAKISVVGLGMKTHAGTAGKMFDVLQKEGINIYAISTSEIKISCLIDEKYAELAVRALHEAFIEDKDVMVID